Part of the Spiroplasma endosymbiont of Poecilobothrus nobilitatus genome is shown below.
TTTTTCTTCTCATTTTTATTACATATTCAGGTTGTATTTGATTATCACGCATAATTCTTAAAACTTTTTTTGAATTATATTTTATACCATAATCTTCTTTTAAATATTTAGTAATTATTCGATAACCAAATTGTTTTAAATTTTCTTCATAGACTTTTACAATATCATTTATTGCTTTTTTATCTTTTTTGCTACTGTCATAATTTTTATATTTATCTCAATAACTACGTTTTAACCCTGTTACTTCTAGTAATAATTTTATTTAATATTCACGACAATTTTTTTAATAAAAGAGACTATTCTTAGTTTGCTTAATTGCAAAAGTCATGGAGCTTTTTTAATAATTCATACCTTGTTTTATAATATTATAAATTTCTTTTGCCAAAAGAAATTTTAGGTCCTTTAGGATTGTTTAATTTTCCTTTTTTATGATTTGTTCATCAAGATTCTACTGTATTTGCATTTATATTATATTGTTTTGCTACTATTCAACAACTTTTTTGTTTAATTTCCTCAATGATTTTTGTTCTAAATTCTGATGTATATTTGTTATATTTTTGCCCTTTTTTGCCATATAAAAATTCACCCCCTATAAAAATTTAACAAAATCTTTTTTTATTTTACTTACTTTTTGGGGCGCAGTCTTATTTTAATCGCTTTTTACAATTAACAAAAACAGCTAATAAATTAGGAATTGATGTTTATGGTGATGTCAATGGTGCTGTTTATGAAGAATTTTAATTATATAAAAATAATCGTGAACAAGTTATGAATTTTTTTATGACTGAATTAGGATTAAAAGGAATTCGTTTTGATGAAGGAATTAGTGGCGAAGATGTTGCAAAATTAACACATAATAAAGAAGATATTAAAATCATTTTAAATGCATCAAGTCCTGCCCAAGAATTAGAATATTTATTATCATTAAATGCAAATAAAAATAATTTGGTTGGATGTTGGAATTTTTATCCACAACGTTATACTGCTAGTTCGTTAATGCATTTTATTGAAAAAAAAATCTATTTATAAAATGTTAGGAATTCGATTACAAGTTTTTGTTGCTTTGCAACGGAATGATGCACAAGGACCTTGGCAATATAATAATAAATTACCAAGCATTGAAATGCATCGTGATTTAACATTAGATTTTCAAATTCTTCATTTTGTGGCCTTATGTGTAGACGACATTATTGTATCAACGCAGTTTTTAAATGATGAAGAATTTGCAACTTTACAAAACATTAATTTACATTTAATTACATTAAGTTTAAAAACAGATAGGGGATACTTCTTGACAAAACAATTAATTTTGTTCGCCCAGAATTTAGCAGAGTACATGATTCGTAGTACATTTGCTCGGATTAAATATCAAGATTGTGATTTGCCTGCCCGCCCCCTTAGTGGTAAATATTTTGAAAAAGGTGATATTGTTATTTTAAATAATAAGGCACAAAATTATAAAGGTGAAGTTCAAATTATTACAAAACGGATGATAAACGATGGTATTCGTAACCTTTTTGGTCAATTAGACGAAAATGAACAAAAAATTGTTGATTGTTTATTACCAAATCAAGAATTTAGATTTAATTTAAGTTAAAAAAGTTGTAGTTAAAACCTATGGCTTTTTTATTTTGAAATGACTTTTATAATATTAAAATTATTTTCTTATTTTGAGGGATATAATTAAAAAATAAAAAATAATATTGCAATATTAAATAAATAGTTATTAATTTATTAACTCTTATTATTTTAAAGAAAGGAGTTATTAAGTTATGAAAAAAATTTTAAGTTTATTAGGAGCAATAATAATGTTTGATAATGGCGCTTCTATTGTTACAGCTAATAAGGTACAAGAGCCTTGACAAAATAATAATAGTCAACAAAAAGATAAAACTTATTTAATATAATCTGAAGTGTTTTGAAATAAAGCATTAATAATAGCAAAAATTAACTATCAAACAGAAAAAGTTAATTTAACAGCGTTAGGAATTAATAATTTAAATGAGTTAAAAACATTTTCTGTCGTTTGTTTGCCTGACTTTGAAATAACAGTTAATGATAATAAGATTGATAATCCAAATTATTTTGCATTATTTATTCCTACAAGTGATTTAAAAGTACTTACGAATTAATTTGATTGGGTAATGTTAGATAATAAAAATGATTTTAGAACAACTATTAATAAAGAATGATATTAGGGTTATTTTTATATGAAGGGAGTTGTTTGAAAAGATATCAACACTGGAATTTTATATTTAAAATTATTTTATAGTTTTGAGATTACAGAAGAAACACCTTAATCTTCTAATTACATTAATCTAAGGATAAAATCAGGTTCAACATTACAAGTGGTAAGAAAATAACTTTAATTTTGTAGAAAACTCTTGATATTTATAAAATATACCTAAAATTAGGTATATTTTATAAATATCAAGAGTTTTCTACAAAATTAAAGAAGTAATTCCAAATTAAATCTTGGTATTATCTTTATAATTATGTTAAAATCTAATAAATTAAGGAGGAAAAGTAATTAATGTCATTTACTGTAATAAAACACCCGTTAATTTTGGATAAATTAACAAGAATGCGCAAAAAGAAGAGTAATTCAAAGGTCTTTAAAGAAAATTTAGATGAAATTGCGCAATTAATGGCGTATGAAATATTTCGAAATATTGAATTAAATGAATTTGAAATTGAAACACCAGTAGCAAAAACAAAGGGATATAAAATTGCGAATGATATTGTTTTATTTCCAATTTTAAGAGCAGGTTTGGGGATGGTTGATGGAATTATTAATTTAGTCCCAAATGCTAAAATTGGACATATTGGATTATACCGAGATGAAAAAACCTTAGAGCCACATGAATATTTTGCCAAAAAACCAGAAAATATTAATAAAGCAAATGTTTTAGTTTTAGATCCAATGTTAGCGACAGGGGGCAGTGCTAATGTGGCAATTAAAAAAATTAAAGAATGAGGAGCAACTAATATTAAATTAGTATGTTTGGTAGCTGCACCTGAAGGAAAAAAATGTATTGAAGAGCATCATCCATATGTTGATATTTATGTTGCTGCGTTAGACCAACGTTTAGATGAACATGGTTATATTATTCCTGGTCTAGGTGATGCAGGAGACCGTATTTTTGGAACTAAATAAAAAAAATAAATTAAATTGAAAAAACCATTTTAAAGGTGTAGAATATAAATTGTCAATAATAAGTTTAGTAATGTTTTTGGGAATACTAATAGTATTGACGATGATATATTTGACATTAAAACGAGATTGAACTTTATACACAGGATTAGTTTTGGGGTATTTGTTTTCTCTTATAGGTTTCTTAATCATTTGCTTTTCTGGATGATTGTTAAGTATAAGTTTAAATAAGTACTTTTTTATCTTATTGTACCTAGTTCGCTTAGTGATTTATGCTATACCTATAGTTATTTATGCTGAGAATACTAGTTTTTTTAGTATCTACACAATAATTATTGGAATTAGTTTATGACCATTTTCATCGTTATTTGCAAATGTTAAATTTCCCATTCATCAACGCAGAAAGGAAGGAAAAAATGGCAATGAATAGTAACTTTGGTCAATTTCTTGCAATGGATTTAATCCCTGATCCAAATAAAAGTGGAATGGATGCATGAAGTTATACAATTTTATTACCGCAATTAGTAACGATAGTTATTACTACCTTTATTATTATGCTTTTATCAATAGGTTATTATAAACGCTTAAAAAAACTTGGTCCAACCGATATTCCAACTGGCTTAGTACTTTTTGCTGAAATTACAATTAAGTGAGTTGAAAAACAAGTTGTTGATTTGATGGGACCAAAATATAAATTTTTAACAGTTTATGTTATATACTTATTATTGTATATTGGGATTGGAAATTTAATGAGTGTTGTTGGGTTTGAATCACTTGCAACCGCTTATACTGTCCCATTATCAATGGGATTGGTTACCTTTTTTGGAATATATTATTTTGGGATTAAATATCAAAAACTAGTATATTTTAAAAAGTTTTTTATCAATCCATTAGAATTATTAACCCAATTTGTTCCTTTGATTTCAATTTCATTCCGTTTATTTGGAAACATTTTGGGAGGAACAGTTATTATTACCTTGTTCACAGCTTTAATGAGCTTTATTTGAGGACATATTCCTTATATTGGGCCTGTTGATTTATTAGCTGGTGTATTTTTACCTTTTTTAAGTATTTATTTTGATGTTTTTGATGGTTTAATTCAAGCATATATTTTTGCAATTTTAACAATTGCTTATTGGGCAATGGAAATGAAAACAGAAACCAAAGAAAAAAACGAAAAGATAATTAAGTTAAAAAAAGAACAAAAAATTAAAAATGTTAATTTAAATGGATAAAAAAGGATTAAAATAAAATTATATATTTGTTAAGGAAGAGGAGAATTATAATATGATAAATTTTATGACAATAGATTTGCTATCGAATATGATGACAATATGATTCATGGCCGGAATTAATGATGGTTTTACAAAGGGAATGTCATTATTAGGAGCAGGATTAGCTGCCATTGGTTGTTGTGGTTCAGGAATTGGACAAGGGTATACTGGCGGAAAAGCTGTTGAAGCAATTGCTCGAAACCCAGAAGTTGAAAGTAAAGTTCGAACACAATATATTATTGCTGCTGCGATTACTGAATCAGGGTCAATTTATGCATTAGTTATTGCGATTATTTTAGCATTTGTTACTGGTTAATGAAAAGTAAAAAATTGGAAACAAAGAAGGCTTAGATGTCTATGACAATGTGATTAATGTCAAAACCAATTGAACCAGCAGAAATTATTAATCAATTATTTCCTAATATATGGGTTTTTATTGCTCATGTTATTGCGACAATTATTTTATTAATTTTATTATCAAAATGAGTTTATAATCCATTTCGAAAAGCAATGCGTGCTCGTCGCAATAAAATTCGAGAATTAATTCAAGATGCTGCTGAAAAACAAGCAAAAGCAACAATTGATCAAAAAGAAGCATCGAAATTGTTAACAACAGCGAAGGTAGAAGCAAATAGTATTATTGTTGCGGCCCGAACTGAAGCAGAGGCAAAACGTCATCAAGTTTTAGAAACAGCAAAAGCTGAAGTTATGCAGCTAAACGAACAGGCCCATAAAGAAATTCAAAAAGAAAAAGAGCAATATTATGATGATATTCGAAAATCAATTATTAATGTTGCTTTTAATGCAGCTGAGCAATTATTAAGTAAAGAAATTAATAAAGAAAAAAATGAAAAATTGGTAGAAGAGTTCATCAAAGAATTAGAGTAGTAGGTTATGTTAATTAGTGAAAAATTTATTGATAATTATGCAGC
Proteins encoded:
- a CDS encoding MupG family TIM beta-alpha barrel fold protein, with protein sequence MTELGLKGIRFDEGISGEDVAKLTHNKEDIKIILNASSPAQELEYLLSLNANKNNLVGCWNFYPQRYTASSLMHFIEKKIYL
- a CDS encoding phospho-sugar glycosidase domain-containing protein codes for the protein MKKKSIYKMLGIRLQVFVALQRNDAQGPWQYNNKLPSIEMHRDLTLDFQILHFVALCVDDIIVSTQFLNDEEFATLQNINLHLITLSLKTDRGYFLTKQLILFAQNLAEYMIRSTFARIKYQDCDLPARPLSGKYFEKGDIVILNNKAQNYKGEVQIITKRMINDGIRNLFGQLDENEQKIVDCLLPNQEFRFNLS
- the upp gene encoding uracil phosphoribosyltransferase, encoding MSFTVIKHPLILDKLTRMRKKKSNSKVFKENLDEIAQLMAYEIFRNIELNEFEIETPVAKTKGYKIANDIVLFPILRAGLGMVDGIINLVPNAKIGHIGLYRDEKTLEPHEYFAKKPENINKANVLVLDPMLATGGSANVAIKKIKEWGATNIKLVCLVAAPEGKKCIEEHHPYVDIYVAALDQRLDEHGYIIPGLGDAGDRIFGTK
- a CDS encoding MG406 family protein, coding for MIYLTLKRDWTLYTGLVLGYLFSLIGFLIICFSGWLLSISLNKYFFILLYLVRLVIYAIPIVIYAENTSFFSIYTIIIGISLWPFSSLFANVKFPIHQRRKEGKNGNE
- a CDS encoding F0F1 ATP synthase subunit A encodes the protein MELVYDHFHRYLQMLNFPFINAERKEKMAMNSNFGQFLAMDLIPDPNKSGMDAWSYTILLPQLVTIVITTFIIMLLSIGYYKRLKKLGPTDIPTGLVLFAEITIKWVEKQVVDLMGPKYKFLTVYVIYLLLYIGIGNLMSVVGFESLATAYTVPLSMGLVTFFGIYYFGIKYQKLVYFKKFFINPLELLTQFVPLISISFRLFGNILGGTVIITLFTALMSFIWGHIPYIGPVDLLAGVFLPFLSIYFDVFDGLIQAYIFAILTIAYWAMEMKTETKEKNEKIIKLKKEQKIKNVNLNG
- the atpE gene encoding ATP synthase F0 subunit C produces the protein MTIWFMAGINDGFTKGMSLLGAGLAAIGCCGSGIGQGYTGGKAVEAIARNPEVESKVRTQYIIAAAITESGSIYALVIAIILAFVTG
- the atpF gene encoding F0F1 ATP synthase subunit B yields the protein MTMWLMSKPIEPAEIINQLFPNIWVFIAHVIATIILLILLSKWVYNPFRKAMRARRNKIRELIQDAAEKQAKATIDQKEASKLLTTAKVEANSIIVAARTEAEAKRHQVLETAKAEVMQLNEQAHKEIQKEKEQYYDDIRKSIINVAFNAAEQLLSKEINKEKNEKLVEEFIKELE